Below is a window of Trichosurus vulpecula isolate mTriVul1 chromosome 4, mTriVul1.pri, whole genome shotgun sequence DNA.
TCCAGGGGGTGTTTTAGAGGTGTTTAAAGCAGGCCTGACCCCTCCCAGAACATGGGAGAAAGGAGGCAGGGGAGAAAGTTAGGTTGAGGAATTAATCCCCTCTCCTTGGCCATTCTTCTGGGAGAGTCACCAATTGATGCAGGTGATTCAGTTTCATTCAGTGTGCTCTCCCAACCccatacctccccccacccctccatcgGGGCTAGCCAGGCTGAGCCAGACAAAGTAGGGGatgaacaagaaatagagaatgagAAGACAGGGAACTCTCCAGTGTACCCCCACACTCTGACCAGGGGGTTACAGAACAATGCAGGAAAGGAGGGGATTCCAGCTGAGGGGGGGGACCCTGAGTGAGGGAGAAGGGTgagaagattcaagagaaatagacttttttttaaccaaaaaacaagagagaagaaagagaagctgaggggtttaaaagaaaaaattactacaaaataataattattaataataattcaaatttatttcatataatcctagagaaaagagagagagaattactaGTTACTGAGTAGATGATATACAGATAGCTTAAAGTTTAGTAGCATTGAGGACCTCTGGGTCCAGTAGAATGTATAAAAGacgtaaagaaaaggaaatgagaaggagggagaggtggCCATGTCTACCCTGAGTCCCTCCCATCTTCAGATACCCAGTGAGGGAAGTTTCCTGGCTAGACTTAGGACTTcagggggggagggtagggaagggagggagttaATTCTGAAAATTCCTGTTTTCCATTTGCAGGGTAAATTGGGGTTTGGGGGTAAAGGAAGTTTTGGAGGATCCTTGAAAGGATAGAAATTGATCTTGGAACTAGATGAGGCTGGACTGGATGAGGAGCACAGGGGAGGCAATTCTTTAGTTTTTCCTTCACTCTTCTAGTCCCCCACCCCTGAAACTGTGTAGGTCCTGCTCTTTGTTCTCATATCTGGCAGGCCATTACATTAGCCCATTCCAAAAGgatctctcttctccttgatcttggaagAAGAAAACGCTGCCCAAATCCACTCAGTGCTAGCATCTCCCAACTTCAAATGTGGGAAGTCCTTCTGAAAGTTTGACCTCCGACTCGCTTGCTTTAAGTTTAGACCCTTTCCCCAGTATATCACCATCTCCCCTTgcagaccccacccccacctgcccaTCTATCACAGTCCCAAAGGTTCCACTTCAAGGCCTGGTAGGTCATCTCTAACTCCACCTTTGTCTTTGTGAGATTCAAGGAACTGCAAAGTTCCACTGggtctggaatgcccttcctcctcagaTCCTCCCCCTACCGACACCCTTTAAAATGAACCAACCCTGCAGTAAGACAAATGGATGTTAAATTTTTAGGAAGGACTTCCAGTTGGGTATTAGGATCAAGGATCTCTGACAAcacccacaccctaaatgggctGAACCAGAGCCAACCGGTACAGAAGCAGGTGAAGGGCAATTATAACCTCAGAAGGATCCTGCCACCCTCCTCTGGTTCAGCCATATCTATGAACTTTAGGTTGGGGTGTCAGTGGAGTGACCCATCTGGGGAAAGCCAGTCTTGCTTCCTTAATCTCAAAAGTACCCTTCTTACCCTACATTCCAAAATGGGGGCCCTGGTTCATTTGACCCTTTGAGGCTTGCATCAAGGAGGAAACTGATTTCTTTAGTATTTGCCTCCCCTCTACCCCTAATCAAATCAggcccctttcctcccttcctcctccaccacAGGGGAAATTCCCCTTCCCAGGATGGGGTTAAGTGAAGGAGtaaccctctccctccctgtaccctgagagggaaggaagggatgcTGGGTTGCTCCTTACTGCCCAGATTCACacatccccatccccaccttccCATTTAGTCCATCCTTTCCACCAGGAACAGATTTCCCATCCACTCTGTGCTGTTTGTCCTGGGAACCCCCAATAGTATGGGATGGTAGGGTTTTTACTCCCAGGAcagggggggagggggtgtcttCCCACTGTAGAATGTAGAAGTAGGATTGTGGTCAGACTTAATTTGAGGCATCTAGGGAAGACAAGACGAATTCGAATTTGcgaaggaaaaaggaaacaaaataaatagggGCAAAAAACCAACCCATGAATAATGGAGTCAGGACGATGTTGCACAAAATGCAGAGAAAccaagaaagggggtggggagttaGTGTGTTAAATGTGCTATTAAGaacttaattttattaaaattattattacttaaagaccctgtctcttttctgcTCCAGCAGGTagaggggtgggtgggtgtgtgtgtgtgtggtgtgtttaTTGGGGAGAGCAGGAAAACAATTTGAGGGGTGGGTTCTAGATACGTTTTGGTTTGGGTCCCTTTGCCTCCCAGTGGGAGTTTgggctctctctctgtctctcccttcccctgtctctgtctctgtctctgagccCTTGCCCTCTCTTCACTAGTTTGGGTTTATGTTCCTTTGGATTTTTAAGTATTTAATCATCCTCACCTGCTAACTTCCTACCCCCTACCTGTGGAGAGGACTTTCATGCACCAAAAGACATTTGGAAGTGGTCCCTAACTTCCAAAAGCCCAGTCCAGCTTCTTCCAGACTACATTCAGGAGGACAGAAGATTGACTATATGGGGAAGAAAAGGCAGGAGATGGGACACAATAATTATCCCCACATGCACCAAAGCCATTAGCTGTCTTCTTTAGTTGTTGAGGAAAGAAAGTTTAGGTGTCCCTTAGGTCATTACCCACCACCCCAAAAGATAAGGACCTAGGTGCCCCATCTACCTCCTTTGCCCTCCTGCCCACCTACAGCTGAGGTTTAAGGTGCCTGGCCCCCCAGAACCCTCTTCCCTACTCCTCCCACTGCTGTATAGGTGACCTCAGCTCTTGGCACCAATGCCCAGGGCACCAGATGGTTCCTGCCAATGCTGTTTCCTTTGTCTTGCCTTCTAggtccccttcccccctctctcccacctGCCCTGAGGATTGGCAGAGGGGAGGGTGGGCACCTCCCCGCCTCCTTGGCACCATCCCCAGACCATAGGACTCCAGAGACAGCTGGCACAGGGGGCAGAAGGCTCATGGGGAGGAAGACAGAGGCTTGGGGACTTCAAAGAAGAGATTTTAGGGAGGGGCCCTGAgctagagggagaaggaaggatgcCGAGGGCccatgggtgggtggggagagaggggaaagagataaaCACAGAGGAGCAGAAACAGGTGGCCCTTGTTACAAAACAGTTTTTATTGGTGGGATctagttggggggagggaggcattACTGGAGGGGCTCAGGGGAACAGAGCTAAAAAGGCAGGCAATAGAATCCTGGATTCCTGGGTGAATGAGAGCAAGGTGCTTAGGGCCAGGTGACCTTCTCTAAGGGCACAGAAATATCCCAGAAGCTAATTAATCTTGTGTAGAGGAGAAAAGACATACAGGAGCAATAGGGAAAGGATGTGGAATTGGGCTATAAAAACTCCCCTAACAGGCTGAGAAAGTGATCAGTCACGGACCCCCAAAGCCAACTAGGGATGGCTTTCTAGACATTTgggtccctccctctccctctgctcaGTGAGGGTGCAACTGAAGGGGTCATCTTTTAGGGCTGAGACTCAAGGGAAGAGAATGATAGGAAATTCAGGTCAAACAGGAGAAGCTCCAGGCCAAGACACTTGGGTCACCAACTGGCTTCAGAGGTTGATACAGCAAGCCTTTTTCTCCTCAGACCCCAGCTCTTGCCCAGGTTGGGCACTGCCCAGAGTGACTGCATTGGCACGGGCATTGTTCTGCCGCTGCTTGGACACCTTGGCAAAAATCTCTGGGAAGGCAAAGGATGGAGGTCAAAGGTCGGGTCAGTTCACCACCACCTAATTCCCTTTCTTGATCACAGGGAGAAGCATGACTTAAAAGGAAGTTGGTCAAAGAAGCAGAAGAATTTGGGTAGCTGGGTTCCATCTCTGAGAGCTACAGTGACCAGGATTCCTGAGTTCTTTCCCCCAACTAATAGGCAAGTTTTGAGAAGAATATGCCAGAGGAAGGGATACgtatatgaagagagagacagacagagagagacagaggttagGAGCCCTAGAAGCTGAGTATAGCAGGGGACTGGGCTGAGATCTTGGTGAGATGCAGAGGGAACTCAGGTCTCTGAATTTCTAGCTGTGACCCAAGAGATCACCACATCAAGAAAAGTCCTGGGAGTGGGCAATGGGAAGGGATAGCAGCCTGTAGAATCATACAAACCTTTGAGGACAGTTTCGAAGGCCAGCTCAACATTAGTAGAGTCAAGAGCTGAGGTTTCAATAAACAGGAGTCCGTTATTTTCTGACACAAAAAGGGAAATCAGTAATTGGCATTAATATTGATAATCAGGGGAAAGTGCCTAACAACCCTGGTCATCCCCACTGAAATCAAGCTGTCAGGACAGTGAGTACCCTGAtgacaaagataataataaactTACCGTCAGGGGGAACGGGCATGacaaaaatgatcattttaatCTTAAATGAGCTCCTAAACTACCATAGGCCATTCTGTGAATCTACTCAAATGTTAATGTATCGGTAAACAATGAtgataaacaaaattaatgcctTTGTTAACAACAGCATCACACAATGGCATACAACATTTTCCTCTGACACCTGTTCACTGGATCATAAAGTAAGCTCTCCCAAAGAGACTTTCCTCAAGCCCAGATCTGGCcattttccagcctcattggacattCCTCACCCTGTAGCATTCTTCAATCCGGCCAGCccagccttctctcctctcctcactcatgacactccatctcctatctccctcCATACCGTTGTGCTagctgtctcccattcctggaatgccctccctccttaccaATGCCCCCTAGaacctctcttttcctttaagatgcacCTCAGAAAGCATCTTCTGTATGAAGCGTTTACTGattctcttctcacctctacAATTTTTAATTCTCTCGCCTCTGAGGGTACTTTGTATTTaagtacttgtgtgtgtgtgtgtgtaaatatatatgtatttattaattttacattgagcagctaggtggatcagtggatagagctgggccaagcgtcaggaagactggaattcaaatctggcctcagacacttgctagctgtgtgaccctgggcaagtcatttaacccttttacttcattttcctcatctgtaaaaggagctggagatggaaatggcaaaccactctagtatctctgccaagaaaatcctaaatggggtcacaaagagttggacatgactgaaaaaaaatgactaaacagcaacataaaactttatatttatgctgaatatatattttacatgtacTTGTGGTCTCTTCCATTAGAAGATAAGCTCATTAGAATTAGAGATGATTTcgttttttgtacttgtatccccacaTTTAgaacagcatctggcacatagaagatgcttaataaatacttgttggctgatTGAAAAcctcactcccctactcaacaaactccagtggctctcaaTTATCTCTACTATTAAATACAAACCActtcatttggttttttaaagtccCTCACAATCTGGTCCCAAATCCCcggcactttgcacagtgcttctCATATTGTTGTtaatattgttcagttgtgtctgactcttcatgaccctatttggagttttcttggcaaggatactggagtggtttgccatttccttctccagctcattttacagatgaggaaatggaggcaaacagggttaagtgacttgtccagggtcacacagttagtaagtgtctgagaccagatttgaactcaggaagactccaggcctggcactttgtgCACTATGGGCACACCTACCTGCCCCTCCTcatgtagtaagtgcttgataaatgttttattcactcattcattcaatctaCTTCTCCAGACTCATTATGTATTACTCCTCTTCTCTATGGTCCAACCGAACTGTAATTCTCAGTATTTCTCACACTACACCCCTTTGCTCCGGCtgttctccctccatccttttgaCTCTTTAGTGACTCAGCTCAATCACCATCTTTTACAGGCACCTTCCTGATCCAATGAAACACTAGTAGGGGGATTCTTAGCCATTTTTGGCATCATAGATCGCTTTGGCAGACTGGTaaagaccctttctcagaatagtatttttaaaagcataaaataaaaacatgtaggattataaaggaaaccaattatattgaaatacagtcatcaaaatatttaaaaaacaagttcacggaccccaggttaagaatccctgaactTGTGTCCCCATCCCCAAACTTCctggtgtttattttgtatatataccttataaaaatgtatatacatatgtatatatatatatatttgttgattgattatttcaCCCTTCAGGGCTAGGCTAGTAGAGCATAAACTTTGGCAGAACCCAAACTAGAAAGGTCTAAAAGTTCACACTACTCTCTGAGCCCTCACTAAGTTTGGAAGGCTCATCACCAGggagtgatgaattttttggaCCATAGTGACTCATGAAGAGCACGGACTAAGACAAGGAAGGGACAAGATGCGCATCAGGGTAGGAGCACACATTGAGGAAGTCACAGATTCCCAAGGATTGAATTAACTCTTTTAGAACTTGGGATGTGTGTGGAGAGGGtgggggggtagggtgggggaagaagtTGGCCTGGGGAATCAGTGCCATATGACTAGAAATAAACTTGCAAACAAAACCCATATGAGCCACACAGAGACTCAGCCCTGGCCCTCACCAGCAAACATGCGAGCTTCATCGGTGGGCACCTCTCTTGCGTGGCTCAGGTCACTCTTATTGCCCACCAGCATGACAACAATGGTGGCCTCTGCATGGTCATATAGCTCCTTCAGCCAGCGCTCCACCACGGCGTAGGTCTGGTGTTTAGTTAGGTCAAATACCAGAAGGGCCCCAACTGCCCCTCTGTAATAcctaggaggaagaggggaagagggaactaCAGTTAGGCTAACCCCAGACACGCAGAAAGGCATGGTGGCATGATGTGGTTTGGTGTTTGGCCAAAAGGGTTGGATTTAGAtccaggaggacttgagttcaaattctgccccggacacttattagctgtttgaccctgagcgAGTGACTtaaccactctcagcctcagtttgcacatctggaaaatggggataataacatctatctcacagggtttcatgagggtcaaatgatataatgtaaaagtgtttcataaactaAAACACAATATGatgttagcaattttttttttaccagacttatgattttattgatatagggaacaaccagatgaggaaactccctctaacaatgcagCTGGGCAGCTGCTCTATAATTTGCAATTTTAGTTATTTAGGACACCGtgccagaggcaagacttgaactcaggtcttactaacTCCTGGGTTGCCCCTCTATCCAACATAATACACTTCAAAAATACGTGTCAGCTATTACTATTTTAAGTTCAGGAATGCAAGAATCTCCATCTTGGGAATtcaacaagtatatattaaatgcactcaatctactttttttttttgaggcaatcgaggctaagtgacttgcccgggatcacacagctagtaagtgtctgaggctagatttgaactcaggtcctcctgactccagagccggtgctttatacactgcaccacccagctgacCTGAGTCAGCCTACTTACAAGACACTTTGTTAAGttatgggaatacaaagaccaaaaaaaaaaaaatccctgccctcaagtagcctGTGTTCTTCTTTGGGTACAGGTACAATATGTGCACAGGTAGGGAAATACAAGGCCACTTGAGACCTGAGAGAACACTAATAAGTGGAGGGATGGAGGTGAGGGAGAATAGGAAAGGCTTGCCCAtcttccccactctctctctctctctctctctctctctctctctctctctctctctctctctctctctctctcctcttcagtcTCCCCCTGTCCCCTGGGTGCTtccctgctacctacaaacatgcccatctctcctccatccttagaaaaactttcacttgatccttccattcccACTA
It encodes the following:
- the RAB25 gene encoding ras-related protein Rab-25 → MGNGAEEDYNFVFKVVLIGESGVGKTNLLSRFTRNEFNHDSRTTIGVEFSTRTVLLGTAAVKAQIWDTAGLERYRAITSAYYRGAVGALLVFDLTKHQTYAVVERWLKELYDHAEATIVVMLVGNKSDLSHAREVPTDEARMFAENNGLLFIETSALDSTNVELAFETVLKEIFAKVSKQRQNNARANAVTLGSAQPGQELGSEEKKACCINL